The following coding sequences are from one Rutidosis leptorrhynchoides isolate AG116_Rl617_1_P2 chromosome 11, CSIRO_AGI_Rlap_v1, whole genome shotgun sequence window:
- the LOC139876169 gene encoding uncharacterized protein codes for MATLLQNTDLIVWDEAPMNDKRCLEALDRSLRDILGNTEEFFGGKSVILGGDFKQMLPIQTKGRKSAIVGACITTSHLWQRFKVFILAENMRLLRPGLTPSIRVKNAEFLKWLLRVGNGEIGVLDTEDPLNSRWVQIPDQFCIPGDENGLANLISFIYPRESLQNPSVVDLQQKPIVCPKNDAADTINSLIVDMVDGPVTTYCSYDTATPHGNDGVRRSYSTLQNI; via the coding sequence ATGGCGACATTACTGCAGAACACGGACCTTATTGTATGGGATGAGGCGCCAATGAATGATAAGCGCTGTTTGGAAGCTCTTGATAGGAGCCTTCGAGATATTTTAGGAAACACTGAAGAATTTTTTGGGGGTAAGTCTGTGATACTTGGTGGTGACTTTAAACAAATGTTACCTATTCAGACAAAAGGAAGGAAATCAGCTATCGTTGGTGCTTGTATTACGACTTCACATTTGTGGCAGCGATTCAAGGTTTTCATACTTGCAGAAAACATGCGACTACTTAGGCCAGGGCTGACACCATCAATAAGGGTGAAGAACGCAGAATTTTTGAAGTGGTTGTTGAGGGTAGGAAATGGTGAAATTGGTGTGCTTGACACAGAAGACCCGTTGAATAGTCGTTGGGTACAAATCCCTGACCAATTCTGTATTCCTGGTGATGAAAATGGATTGGCAAATCTGATTTCTTTTATATATCCTCGTGAATCGCTGCAAAATCCATCCGTAGTCGACCTGCAGCAAAAACCAATTGTCTGTCCCAAGAACGACGCTGCCGATACGATAAATAGCTTAATCGTCGATATGGTTGATGGTCCAGTTACAACTTACTGCAGCTACGACACTGCAACTCCACATGGAAATGACGGTGTGAGGCGGAGTTACTCTACCCTGCAGAATATCTAA
- the LOC139877649 gene encoding uncharacterized protein: protein MEKPVFLAVSSCRSKLYRGELQLGCTQATHCYFNPPIPEFNDSIDDHQARYLANPPFIINRQRSPDMAIERFSNRFALQELLTHNLNNYRNVDFTCEATIEQVGGNRD from the exons ATGGAAAAACCAGTTTTTTTGGCAGTCAGCTCGTGTCGGTCTAAGCTTTACCGTG GGGAACTCCAGCTTGGTTGTACCCAGGCAACACATTGTTATTTCAATCCACCAATACCAGAATTTAATGACTCGATAGATGA CCACCAGGCGCGTTATTTGGCAAACCCACCATTTATCATCAACCGACAGAGATCACCAGACATGGCAATAGAACGATTTAGCAACAGATTTGCCCTGCAAGAACTTCTGACCCACAACTTGAACAACTACAGG aatgtagatttcacttgtgaagcCACCATTGAACAAGTGGGTGGAAACAGAGACTGA